In a single window of the Microbacterium sp. SL75 genome:
- a CDS encoding tetratricopeptide repeat protein: MSTPAPGSVMRGAVDLSSLRNRPQPPAAPAAGAPAAPADAVGALPLVFDVTDETFGEVLELSRTVPVVIDLWAEWCGPCKQLSPVLEKVVTELAGRLVLAKVDVDANPQLAQGFRAQSIPMVLALVAGQPVPLFTGAVPEQQVRDVFAQLLQLAAQHGVTGTVPVEGSSAPDAPVAEPELPPLHAEAFAAIEEGDYARAIRAYEQALAENPRDADARAGLGQVRLLDRVQGADLQAARAAAAADPKGLEAQFLVADLDVVGGHVDDAFGRLLDLFAALPTDERAPVRERLLDLFGLVGDDDARVIRARSRLASLLF; this comes from the coding sequence GTGAGCACTCCCGCCCCCGGTTCCGTGATGCGCGGTGCCGTCGACCTCTCGTCGCTGCGTAACCGTCCGCAGCCGCCCGCCGCTCCCGCAGCCGGCGCCCCCGCCGCGCCGGCGGACGCGGTCGGCGCCCTGCCGCTCGTGTTCGACGTGACCGACGAGACGTTCGGCGAGGTGCTCGAGCTCTCGCGCACCGTGCCGGTGGTCATCGACCTGTGGGCCGAGTGGTGCGGACCGTGCAAGCAGCTCAGCCCCGTCCTCGAGAAAGTCGTCACCGAGCTCGCCGGTCGACTCGTGCTGGCCAAGGTCGACGTCGATGCGAACCCGCAGCTCGCGCAGGGCTTCCGGGCGCAGTCGATTCCGATGGTGCTCGCCCTCGTCGCCGGTCAACCGGTTCCCCTCTTCACCGGCGCCGTGCCCGAGCAGCAGGTGCGCGACGTGTTCGCCCAGCTCCTGCAGCTCGCCGCCCAGCACGGTGTCACCGGAACCGTGCCGGTCGAGGGGAGCTCCGCCCCCGACGCCCCCGTTGCCGAGCCGGAGCTGCCCCCGCTGCATGCCGAGGCCTTCGCCGCCATCGAAGAGGGCGACTACGCGCGCGCGATCCGCGCCTACGAGCAGGCCCTCGCCGAGAACCCCCGCGATGCCGATGCCCGCGCAGGTCTCGGACAGGTCCGCCTTCTCGATCGCGTCCAGGGTGCCGACCTCCAGGCGGCACGCGCTGCCGCGGCCGCGGATCCGAAGGGTCTCGAGGCGCAGTTCCTCGTCGCAGACCTCGATGTCGTGGGCGGTCACGTCGACGACGCCTTCGGCCGCCTGCTCGACCTTTTCGCCGCTCTGCCGACCGACGAGCGCGCTCCGGTTCGCGAGCGCCTGCTCGACCTCTTCGGGCTCGTCGGCGACGACGACGCCCGCGTCATCCGCGCGCGCTCGCGTCTGGCGTCGCTGCTCTTCTGA
- a CDS encoding transglycosylase SLT domain-containing protein translates to MGASLLPAQAEEPHTVTLYAEGLGDTQAVSTSGEKQAPQLDRASYNVYVKPKPTPTPTPAPSRSKDAGSGSSSGNSGPVLYSGGGAPAEWMAAAGISEADMGYVDYIVSRESGWNPNATNRSSGACGLVQALPCSKVPGNGYDPVDNLRWGTGYATGRYGGWAGAYAFWTANHWW, encoded by the coding sequence ATGGGGGCCTCACTCCTGCCCGCGCAGGCCGAGGAGCCGCACACCGTCACGCTGTACGCCGAGGGCCTCGGCGATACGCAAGCCGTCTCGACCTCGGGAGAGAAGCAGGCTCCGCAGCTCGATCGCGCGAGCTACAACGTCTACGTGAAGCCCAAACCGACCCCGACGCCCACCCCGGCTCCGTCGCGCTCGAAAGACGCGGGCTCGGGTTCGTCGTCGGGCAACTCCGGCCCCGTGCTGTATTCCGGCGGCGGGGCTCCCGCCGAGTGGATGGCCGCAGCCGGCATCTCCGAAGCCGACATGGGCTACGTCGACTACATCGTCAGTCGCGAGAGCGGCTGGAACCCGAACGCGACGAACCGGTCGTCGGGAGCGTGCGGCCTGGTCCAGGCCCTGCCGTGCAGCAAGGTCCCCGGCAACGGCTACGACCCGGTCGACAACCTGCGTTGGGGAACCGGTTACGCCACCGGTCGCTACGGCGGCTGGGCCGGCGCGTACGCGTTCTGGACCGCCAACCACTGGTGGTGA
- a CDS encoding alpha-1,4-glucan--maltose-1-phosphate maltosyltransferase has protein sequence MALPHPSVPGGRFRPSAYVGEAVPFTVTAFREGHDRIGVQVRLFSPSGDESLHRLSPLNDGFDRWSTLVAPLEQGIWRFRFESFADDFATWEHAAELKIAAGIDVALMREMGAQLFDRARGEKKRPASDKDRLYDAARALRDPDVHDDTALQIVRDPEIASLFEARPMMGLVSVGRDAELLVERERAGVGAWYEFFPRSEGARRAEDGSVVSGTFRTAAERLPAVADMGFDVLYLPPIHPIGQTNRKGPNNTLVTEPGDPGSPWAIGAAAGGHDAVHPDLGTLDDFRAFVQAARENDIEVALDLALQASPDHPWVTEHPEWFTTLPDGSIAFAENPPKKYQDIYPINFDNDPEGIRAEVLRIVRHWIAQGVTIFRVDNPHTKPLQFWEWLIATVSAEEPGAVFLAEAFTRPAPLQGLAMAGFQQSYTYFTWRNTKEELEEFLGGLAHETSDFLRPNLFVNTPDILTEYLQFGGRPAYKIRAAIAATAAPTYGVYAGYELFENVARPGAEENIDNEKFEYKFRDWAGAEAAGDSLAPYIRMLNAARRAHPALLQLRNLDIHWSDDDSILVYSKHLTAELSPTGSSDTIIVVANVDPHSARESTVHLDTTVFGIEPGVSYEVEDLVTGQVWTWADHNFVRLDAFVEPVHILHVKENR, from the coding sequence ATGGCGCTGCCGCATCCGAGCGTTCCGGGTGGCCGCTTCCGGCCTTCCGCGTACGTGGGCGAGGCCGTGCCGTTCACCGTCACGGCGTTCCGCGAGGGCCACGACCGCATCGGCGTGCAGGTGCGCCTGTTCTCGCCGTCGGGCGACGAATCGCTGCACCGTCTGAGCCCGCTGAACGACGGCTTCGACCGCTGGTCGACACTCGTGGCACCCCTCGAGCAGGGAATCTGGCGGTTCCGGTTCGAGTCCTTCGCCGACGACTTCGCCACCTGGGAGCACGCCGCCGAGCTCAAGATCGCGGCAGGCATCGACGTCGCGCTCATGCGCGAGATGGGCGCGCAGCTGTTCGACCGTGCTCGCGGCGAGAAGAAGCGCCCGGCCAGCGACAAAGACCGTCTCTACGACGCGGCCCGCGCGCTGCGCGACCCGGACGTGCACGACGACACCGCCCTCCAGATCGTCCGCGATCCCGAGATCGCGTCGCTTTTCGAAGCGCGCCCGATGATGGGCCTGGTATCGGTCGGACGGGATGCCGAGCTGCTCGTGGAACGCGAACGCGCCGGCGTCGGCGCCTGGTACGAGTTCTTCCCCCGGTCCGAGGGTGCGCGTCGCGCCGAGGACGGCAGTGTGGTCAGCGGCACCTTCCGCACCGCCGCCGAGCGCCTCCCGGCCGTCGCCGACATGGGCTTCGACGTCCTCTACCTCCCGCCGATCCACCCGATCGGACAGACCAACCGCAAGGGCCCGAACAACACCCTCGTCACCGAGCCGGGCGACCCGGGCTCGCCCTGGGCGATCGGCGCCGCCGCGGGCGGGCACGACGCCGTGCATCCCGACCTCGGAACGCTCGACGATTTCCGCGCCTTCGTGCAGGCCGCCCGTGAGAACGACATCGAGGTCGCTCTCGACCTGGCGCTCCAAGCCTCGCCCGACCATCCCTGGGTCACGGAGCACCCCGAGTGGTTCACGACGCTGCCCGATGGCTCGATCGCGTTCGCCGAGAACCCGCCCAAGAAGTACCAGGACATCTACCCGATCAACTTCGACAACGACCCTGAGGGTATCCGCGCAGAGGTCCTGCGAATCGTGCGCCATTGGATCGCGCAGGGCGTCACGATCTTCCGCGTCGACAACCCCCACACCAAGCCCCTGCAGTTCTGGGAGTGGCTCATCGCCACCGTCAGCGCCGAGGAACCCGGAGCGGTGTTCCTCGCCGAGGCGTTCACGCGCCCCGCCCCCCTGCAGGGACTCGCGATGGCCGGGTTCCAGCAGAGCTACACGTACTTCACGTGGCGCAACACGAAGGAGGAGCTCGAGGAGTTCCTCGGCGGCCTCGCTCACGAGACCTCCGACTTCCTGCGGCCCAACCTCTTCGTCAACACTCCCGACATCCTCACCGAGTACCTGCAGTTCGGCGGCCGCCCGGCGTACAAGATCCGCGCCGCGATCGCCGCGACGGCGGCGCCCACCTACGGGGTGTACGCGGGCTACGAGCTGTTCGAGAACGTCGCGCGCCCGGGTGCCGAAGAGAACATCGACAACGAGAAGTTCGAGTACAAGTTCCGCGACTGGGCCGGCGCCGAGGCCGCGGGCGACTCGCTCGCCCCGTACATTCGGATGCTCAACGCGGCGCGTCGTGCGCACCCGGCCCTGCTGCAGCTGCGCAACCTCGACATCCACTGGAGTGACGACGACTCGATCCTCGTCTACTCCAAGCACCTGACCGCAGAGCTCTCCCCCACCGGTTCCAGCGACACGATCATCGTCGTCGCGAACGTCGATCCGCATTCCGCCCGCGAGAGCACCGTGCACCTCGACACGACCGTGTTCGGCATCGAACCCGGCGTCTCGTACGAGGTCGAGGACCTCGTGACGGGCCAGGTCTGGACCTGGGCCGACCACAACTTCGTGCGCCTCGACGCCTTCGTCGAGCCGGTGCACATCCTGCACGTCAAGGAGAACCGATGA
- a CDS encoding phosphatidate cytidylyltransferase has protein sequence MPDAPEIGEGEPVHPTASPRRLDPARRSPNTGEGVNAIESQLRAMRSDAEQHIANARAEFDQANERLKQRTGRDLIVATLIGVAIGAIVVASLIFIKWLFVLFAAAAMVLGVLEFSRALQVSGRRVDVVPQLVMGFLLLLSGFFLGPWVHWVATLAAVVVVIVWRLTAQMFASDGRAHIEVIGDVLVASFVQLYVPFLTSVAMILLAQPRGEWWVLAFLILAVAADTGAYVSGLTFGRGGRHPMAPRISPKKTWEGFAGACVAALLAGALLAAFMLQVPWWAGLIFGAVVLATATVGDLGESMLKRDLGIKDMSSWLPGHGGVLDRLDSILPSATAALVMFYLLAPLGVS, from the coding sequence ATGCCCGACGCCCCCGAAATCGGCGAAGGCGAGCCGGTCCACCCGACCGCCTCGCCTCGCCGGCTCGATCCGGCGCGCCGTTCGCCGAACACGGGCGAGGGCGTGAACGCGATCGAGTCGCAGCTGCGCGCCATGCGATCGGATGCCGAGCAGCACATCGCCAACGCCCGTGCGGAGTTCGATCAGGCGAATGAGCGGCTCAAACAGCGCACCGGCCGCGACCTCATCGTCGCGACCCTGATCGGTGTGGCCATCGGTGCGATCGTCGTCGCCTCGCTGATCTTCATCAAGTGGTTGTTCGTGCTGTTCGCCGCCGCCGCCATGGTGCTCGGCGTCCTGGAGTTCTCGCGGGCCCTGCAGGTGTCGGGTCGACGCGTCGATGTCGTTCCCCAGCTCGTCATGGGCTTCCTGCTGCTGCTCAGCGGATTCTTCCTCGGGCCATGGGTGCACTGGGTCGCGACCCTGGCGGCCGTCGTCGTGGTCATCGTGTGGCGGCTCACCGCGCAGATGTTCGCCTCCGACGGGCGCGCGCACATCGAGGTCATCGGCGACGTGCTGGTCGCGAGCTTCGTTCAGCTGTACGTGCCGTTCCTCACGAGCGTCGCGATGATCCTGCTCGCACAGCCCCGCGGCGAGTGGTGGGTGCTCGCGTTCCTGATCCTTGCGGTGGCTGCCGATACCGGGGCCTACGTCTCGGGCCTGACGTTCGGCCGGGGTGGGCGGCATCCGATGGCCCCTCGCATCAGTCCGAAGAAGACCTGGGAGGGCTTCGCGGGCGCGTGCGTCGCCGCTCTCCTCGCCGGTGCCCTGCTCGCTGCCTTCATGCTGCAGGTGCCGTGGTGGGCCGGGCTCATCTTCGGTGCCGTCGTACTCGCGACGGCGACAGTCGGCGATCTCGGCGAGTCGATGCTCAAGCGCGATCTGGGAATCAAGGACATGAGCTCGTGGCTCCCCGGTCACGGGGGAGTGCTCGACCGGCTCGATTCGATTCTTCCGTCGGCGACCGCTGCCCTCGTGATGTTCTATCTGCTCGCCCCGTTGGGAGTGTCATGA
- the glgB gene encoding 1,4-alpha-glucan branching protein GlgB translates to MTSLPPEILDAVAHGAHHDPHSVLGVHETGAGWVIRSRRPLAREVVAELADGTAVALEHVRGGIWEAPVETYPGAYTVRASYDGSEHVSDDGYRHAPSLGELDLHLITEGRHEELWRVLGAHVRELDGSAGTAFTVWAPDARALRVIGDFNGWDGAGHAMRSMGGSGVWEVFVPGIGVGTRYKFEILTRAGQWIEKADPMARLAEVPPATASVVTASEYDWADDEWIEERSRTAPLDRPMSIYELHLGSWKQGLSYREAADEIIDYVGAQGFTHVEFLPLAEHPFGGSWGYQVSGYYAPTSRFGSPDDLRYLIDRLHRAGIGVIMDWVPGHFPKDDFALARFDGEALYEHPDPRRGEHKDWGTLIFDYGRNEVRNFLVANALYWFEEFHVDGLRVDAVASMLYLDYSRNDGEWAPNQFGGRENLEAIRFLQEVNATSYKRYPGIALIAEESTSFPGVTAPTSHAGLGFGFKWNMGWMNDSLQYIGRDPMYRSHHEGELSFSFVYSFSENFVLPISHDEVVHGKGSLFGRMPGDHWQKLANMRAFLAYMWGHPGKQLLFMGQEFGQMSEWSESRSIDWWMLDQPSHKQLHSFVAELNRVYKDQAALWSRDHDGAAFSRLGAPAWNPNVLAFARRDHHGNTIVVVCNFSGVPLTDFPLDLPESGTWSEILNSDAEVFGGSGQGNFGAVDTDGRGSATLTLPPLGVLWLHHRAGS, encoded by the coding sequence ATGACCTCTCTTCCCCCCGAGATCCTGGACGCCGTCGCCCACGGCGCCCACCACGACCCGCACAGTGTGTTGGGTGTGCACGAGACGGGCGCCGGGTGGGTCATCCGCTCGCGGCGCCCCCTCGCCCGCGAGGTGGTCGCCGAGCTCGCCGACGGTACGGCGGTTGCGTTGGAGCACGTGCGCGGAGGCATCTGGGAGGCGCCCGTCGAGACCTACCCCGGCGCCTACACCGTGCGTGCGTCCTACGACGGTTCCGAGCACGTGTCCGACGACGGGTACCGCCACGCGCCCTCCCTCGGCGAGCTCGACCTGCACCTCATCACCGAGGGCCGCCACGAAGAGCTCTGGCGCGTCCTGGGTGCGCACGTGCGAGAGCTCGACGGTTCGGCCGGCACCGCTTTCACCGTCTGGGCCCCCGATGCGCGCGCCCTGCGTGTGATCGGCGACTTCAACGGCTGGGACGGGGCCGGACACGCCATGCGCTCGATGGGCGGCAGCGGTGTCTGGGAGGTCTTCGTCCCCGGTATCGGCGTCGGCACCCGTTACAAGTTCGAGATCCTCACCCGCGCCGGCCAGTGGATCGAGAAGGCCGACCCCATGGCCCGTCTCGCCGAGGTGCCTCCCGCCACGGCATCCGTCGTCACCGCATCCGAGTACGACTGGGCCGACGACGAGTGGATCGAAGAGCGTTCGCGCACCGCACCGCTCGACCGGCCGATGTCGATCTACGAGCTCCACCTCGGCTCGTGGAAGCAGGGCCTGTCGTACCGCGAGGCCGCCGACGAGATCATCGACTACGTGGGTGCTCAGGGCTTCACCCACGTCGAGTTCCTGCCCCTCGCCGAACACCCCTTCGGCGGATCGTGGGGCTACCAGGTGTCGGGCTACTACGCCCCCACCAGCCGTTTCGGCTCCCCCGACGACTTGCGCTACCTGATCGACCGCCTGCACCGAGCCGGTATCGGCGTGATCATGGACTGGGTCCCCGGGCACTTCCCCAAGGACGACTTCGCCCTCGCGCGCTTCGACGGCGAGGCGCTGTACGAGCACCCCGATCCCCGTCGCGGAGAGCACAAGGACTGGGGAACGCTCATCTTCGACTACGGCCGCAACGAGGTGCGCAACTTCCTCGTCGCCAACGCGCTGTACTGGTTCGAGGAGTTTCACGTCGACGGCCTGCGGGTGGATGCCGTGGCCTCCATGCTCTACCTCGACTACTCCCGCAACGACGGTGAATGGGCGCCCAACCAGTTCGGTGGACGTGAGAACCTCGAAGCCATCCGCTTCCTGCAGGAAGTCAACGCGACTTCATACAAGCGCTACCCGGGCATCGCCCTGATAGCCGAGGAGTCGACCAGCTTCCCGGGGGTCACCGCCCCCACCTCTCACGCGGGCCTCGGCTTCGGGTTCAAGTGGAACATGGGCTGGATGAACGACTCGCTGCAGTACATCGGGCGCGACCCGATGTACCGCTCCCATCACGAGGGCGAGCTGTCGTTCTCCTTCGTGTACTCGTTCAGCGAGAACTTCGTCCTGCCGATCAGTCACGACGAGGTCGTGCACGGCAAGGGCAGCCTCTTCGGCCGGATGCCGGGAGACCACTGGCAGAAGCTCGCCAACATGCGCGCGTTCCTGGCCTACATGTGGGGCCATCCCGGAAAGCAGCTGCTGTTCATGGGCCAGGAGTTCGGCCAGATGTCGGAATGGTCGGAGTCCCGCAGCATCGATTGGTGGATGCTCGACCAGCCCTCTCACAAGCAGCTGCACTCCTTCGTCGCCGAGCTGAACCGCGTCTACAAGGATCAGGCGGCCCTCTGGTCGCGCGATCACGACGGTGCGGCATTCTCGCGTCTCGGCGCTCCCGCGTGGAACCCGAACGTGCTCGCGTTCGCGCGCCGCGATCATCACGGCAACACCATCGTGGTCGTCTGCAACTTCTCGGGCGTCCCGCTGACCGATTTCCCGCTGGATCTGCCCGAATCGGGGACCTGGAGCGAGATCCTCAACAGCGATGCCGAAGTGTTCGGCGGTTCGGGTCAAGGAAACTTCGGCGCCGTCGACACGGACGGCCGCGGAAGCGCCACCCTGACCCTCCCGCCCCTCGGCGTTCTCTGGCTCCACCACCGCGCGGGAAGCTGA
- a CDS encoding alpha/beta hydrolase: MEIRGPVLLPARREEVELRTVDELTLVGELALPADGEPVATLVTLHPLPTAGGFMDSHILRKAAGRLPALANLAVLRFNTRGTTSARGTSEGAFDGGAKECFDVAAAVDFVRERGLPRPWLVGWSFGTELALKYGRDHDIEGVILLSPPLHRATAEEVGAWAGDARRMVVLVPEFDDYLRPAEARERFSSVPDATLIAVDGGKHLWVGETQTRRVLTEIVAAVNPDALPLPTEWDGELGG, from the coding sequence ATGGAGATTCGCGGACCCGTTCTGCTGCCCGCCCGCCGTGAGGAGGTCGAGCTGCGCACGGTCGACGAGCTGACCCTCGTGGGCGAACTCGCTCTTCCCGCCGATGGCGAGCCGGTCGCGACCCTCGTCACTCTTCATCCGCTGCCCACCGCGGGCGGATTCATGGACTCGCACATCCTGCGCAAGGCCGCTGGCCGGCTTCCGGCGCTTGCGAACCTCGCCGTGCTGCGGTTCAACACCCGCGGCACCACGTCTGCGCGGGGAACGAGCGAGGGCGCCTTCGACGGGGGCGCGAAGGAGTGCTTCGACGTGGCTGCGGCCGTCGACTTCGTGCGGGAGCGCGGTCTTCCGCGCCCCTGGCTCGTGGGGTGGTCGTTCGGCACCGAGCTCGCCCTGAAGTACGGACGCGATCACGACATCGAGGGCGTCATCCTGCTCTCACCCCCGCTGCACCGCGCGACGGCCGAAGAGGTCGGCGCCTGGGCGGGCGATGCACGCCGGATGGTCGTGCTGGTGCCCGAGTTCGACGACTACCTGCGTCCCGCCGAAGCCCGTGAGCGTTTCTCATCCGTTCCGGATGCCACCCTCATCGCGGTCGACGGCGGCAAGCATCTGTGGGTCGGCGAGACGCAGACGCGCCGCGTGCTGACCGAGATCGTCGCTGCGGTGAACCCCGACGCCCTGCCGTTGCCGACCGAGTGGGACGGCGAGCTCGGGGGCTGA
- a CDS encoding glycosyl transferase, which produces MRFVWAVVAFVIAAAMIGAGIAQRTVFHGPSETSANVQTEGSTAFTLIDGAVLNSVPGAQTLRVQGDGAVFASYGRTADVKAWLADVAYTSVTLDGEGTVQTSEVEPTVTPASGAATTGRSPVDSDLWLDEFEQTGSLSTTLQLPRDMSVLVASDGTAPAPANISLTWPIDDSTPWAGPLIVGGGIVLLIGLILYLLGIRHVRRQRRPRRKGLPLPVTEPISTIGADGESKGVVTQSPGRRAGARVRGALGGRRALVAVPALGVSVALLAGCSADAWPQLAATDSPSPTPTVIVPEGQFPPAVTEAQAQRIVSKVSSTVAQADASLDANVVAERLSGPALAERQTNYKLRAAIADRPALPAIPAEPVQIVLPQTTGTWPRTLMTVVESADAATPTTTIMMMTQQTPWEEYKASYVGNLEASTNLPELAAPYVGATQVPPDSSFLVMAPEKVAAAYADVINNGQNSASFAKFDTANDLLLSAILDNKTKRTDELNQTGAGTAEISFSASAGAATPIALATLDTGAIVAVNVYESDTAKPTNKDAVIKLDNNPAVKALTGVDQSATGFTTTYSDQVFFYVPSQGSDDQIRLLGYRSSLLEAKVSP; this is translated from the coding sequence GTGAGATTCGTCTGGGCCGTGGTGGCATTCGTCATCGCTGCGGCCATGATCGGTGCCGGTATCGCTCAAAGGACCGTGTTCCACGGACCCTCGGAGACCTCGGCGAACGTGCAGACCGAGGGATCGACGGCGTTCACGTTGATCGACGGAGCGGTGCTGAACAGCGTCCCGGGTGCGCAGACGCTGCGCGTCCAGGGCGACGGCGCCGTGTTCGCTTCGTACGGGCGCACCGCCGATGTGAAGGCGTGGCTCGCCGACGTCGCGTACACCTCCGTCACGCTCGACGGCGAGGGAACGGTGCAGACCTCCGAGGTCGAGCCGACGGTGACACCCGCCTCCGGCGCCGCGACGACCGGACGCTCTCCCGTGGACTCCGATCTCTGGCTCGATGAGTTCGAGCAGACCGGGTCGCTGTCGACCACCCTGCAGCTCCCGCGCGACATGAGCGTCCTCGTCGCCTCCGACGGGACCGCCCCGGCGCCCGCGAACATCAGCCTCACCTGGCCGATCGACGATTCCACGCCGTGGGCCGGTCCCCTCATCGTCGGCGGTGGGATCGTCCTGTTGATCGGCCTGATTCTCTACCTGCTGGGCATCCGCCATGTGCGTCGCCAGCGTCGTCCGCGCCGCAAGGGCCTGCCGCTGCCCGTGACCGAGCCGATCTCGACGATCGGCGCGGATGGCGAGAGCAAGGGGGTCGTGACCCAGAGCCCCGGGCGCCGGGCAGGCGCGCGCGTACGCGGCGCCCTCGGTGGTCGTCGTGCGCTGGTGGCCGTGCCGGCTCTGGGCGTGTCGGTGGCCCTTCTCGCGGGCTGCTCCGCCGATGCCTGGCCGCAGCTCGCCGCGACGGATTCGCCGAGCCCCACACCCACGGTGATCGTCCCGGAGGGACAGTTCCCGCCCGCGGTGACCGAGGCTCAGGCCCAGCGCATCGTCTCGAAGGTCTCGTCGACCGTTGCCCAGGCGGACGCCTCGCTCGATGCGAACGTGGTCGCCGAGCGCCTCTCGGGTCCCGCCCTGGCCGAGCGCCAGACCAACTACAAGCTGCGCGCCGCGATCGCCGATCGTCCGGCTCTGCCCGCGATTCCCGCGGAGCCCGTGCAGATCGTCCTCCCGCAGACCACGGGAACGTGGCCCCGCACCCTGATGACGGTGGTGGAGTCGGCGGATGCCGCGACCCCGACGACCACGATCATGATGATGACGCAGCAGACGCCGTGGGAGGAGTACAAGGCCTCCTACGTCGGCAATCTCGAAGCCTCCACCAACCTCCCCGAGCTGGCGGCTCCGTATGTGGGCGCGACCCAGGTCCCGCCGGACTCCTCGTTCCTGGTGATGGCGCCCGAGAAGGTCGCCGCGGCCTACGCCGACGTCATCAACAACGGTCAGAACAGCGCTTCGTTCGCGAAGTTCGACACGGCCAACGATCTCCTGCTGTCCGCGATCCTGGACAACAAGACCAAGCGCACCGACGAGCTGAACCAGACCGGTGCGGGAACGGCGGAGATCAGCTTCTCGGCTTCGGCGGGAGCGGCTACTCCGATCGCGCTGGCCACGCTCGACACGGGTGCCATCGTCGCCGTCAACGTGTACGAGAGCGACACGGCGAAGCCCACGAACAAAGACGCCGTGATCAAGCTGGACAACAACCCCGCGGTCAAGGCCCTCACCGGTGTCGACCAGTCCGCGACAGGCTTCACCACGACATACTCCGACCAGGTCTTCTTCTACGTGCCCAGCCAGGGCTCCGATGACCAGATCCGCCTGCTCGGCTACCGATCCAGCCTCCTCGAAGCGAAGGTGTCCCCGTGA
- a CDS encoding AI-2E family transporter, with protein sequence MKIHNPFRVALLATLGVGVGLLLIGSVQNLSTILLYVGTALFLSLGLDPVVSFLERRGLPRWAAVLVTILAVLGVFAGIIFMVVPIIVSQIAQLVTQIEQLLQPGRWNEIVTDVQTWVSQTLPWLKIDEVWAGIQHWFSTLDVGSISTMIGNSLLTIGGAVAAGLGGAFIVLILTIYFTASTPSLKSAVYQLVPASKRARFIELAEKITDSVGYYVMGQVSLGVINGVLSAIFLSIINAPFPAVLAVIAFFFSLIPLVGTLTGSTIIVLTCLIPGLGTPTWAIVAAAIYYLVYMQIEAYVISPRIMNRAVSVPGSVVVISALAGGALLNLLGALIAIPVAASILIIYREVIIPRQNER encoded by the coding sequence ATGAAGATCCACAACCCCTTCCGGGTCGCTCTGCTCGCCACCCTCGGCGTGGGAGTCGGCCTGCTGCTCATCGGCAGCGTGCAGAACCTCTCGACGATCCTGCTGTACGTCGGAACGGCGCTGTTCCTCTCCCTGGGCCTGGACCCCGTGGTCTCGTTCCTCGAGCGTCGCGGGCTCCCCCGCTGGGCGGCCGTGCTCGTCACGATCCTGGCGGTGCTCGGCGTCTTCGCCGGCATCATCTTCATGGTCGTGCCCATCATCGTCAGCCAGATCGCCCAGCTCGTCACGCAGATCGAGCAGCTGCTGCAGCCCGGCCGATGGAACGAGATCGTCACCGACGTGCAGACCTGGGTGTCGCAGACGCTCCCCTGGCTCAAGATCGACGAGGTCTGGGCGGGTATCCAGCACTGGTTCTCGACGCTGGATGTCGGAAGCATCTCCACCATGATCGGCAACAGTCTGCTGACCATCGGCGGCGCGGTCGCGGCCGGCCTCGGCGGCGCCTTCATCGTGCTGATCCTCACGATCTACTTCACGGCATCCACCCCCTCGCTGAAGTCGGCCGTCTATCAGCTGGTTCCGGCGTCGAAACGTGCTCGTTTCATCGAGTTGGCCGAGAAGATCACCGACTCCGTCGGCTACTACGTCATGGGACAGGTCAGCCTCGGCGTCATCAACGGCGTGCTGAGCGCGATCTTCCTGTCCATCATCAACGCCCCCTTCCCCGCCGTCCTCGCGGTGATCGCGTTCTTCTTCTCGCTGATCCCCCTCGTCGGCACGCTCACGGGTTCGACGATCATCGTCCTGACCTGCCTCATCCCCGGCCTCGGCACACCCACCTGGGCGATCGTGGCCGCGGCGATCTACTACCTCGTCTACATGCAGATCGAGGCGTACGTGATCTCCCCGCGCATCATGAACCGCGCCGTGTCGGTGCCGGGATCGGTCGTGGTCATCTCGGCACTGGCCGGCGGCGCGCTGCTGAACCTGCTGGGCGCGCTCATCGCGATCCCGGTGGCGGCGAGCATCCTCATCATCTACCGCGAGGTCATCATCCCGCGGCAGAACGAGCGCTGA
- a CDS encoding DivIVA domain-containing protein: MTETPIHDTAAATPFPTTSGRTKGYEKRAVDVFLARAREAFEADDLGALRSSEVRAAAFPLVKGGYRVEVVDAALGRVEDAFAAREREYALSRLGARAWVAETRDTAQVVLDRLRRPRGSRFDRVGVLRYGYRVDEVDVVAERVARYLAAGDPVTPEQVRSVAFRMQRGGYRETQVDAVLDAVVEVMLAVG; encoded by the coding sequence ATGACCGAGACGCCGATCCACGACACCGCGGCCGCGACACCGTTCCCGACGACCTCGGGTCGCACCAAGGGGTACGAGAAGCGTGCCGTGGACGTGTTCCTGGCCCGTGCCCGTGAAGCCTTCGAGGCCGATGATCTGGGTGCGTTGCGTTCGTCCGAGGTGCGCGCCGCCGCGTTCCCGCTCGTCAAGGGCGGGTACCGGGTGGAAGTGGTCGACGCCGCCCTCGGGCGCGTCGAAGACGCCTTCGCCGCGCGCGAGCGCGAGTACGCCCTGTCTCGTCTCGGTGCCCGCGCCTGGGTCGCCGAAACCCGCGACACGGCGCAGGTGGTCCTCGACCGACTCCGTCGACCGCGCGGTTCGCGATTCGACCGTGTGGGTGTTCTCCGTTACGGCTACCGCGTGGACGAGGTCGACGTCGTCGCGGAGCGTGTCGCGCGCTATCTCGCCGCGGGTGATCCGGTGACGCCCGAGCAGGTCCGCTCCGTCGCCTTCCGGATGCAGCGGGGCGGGTATCGCGAGACGCAGGTCGATGCGGTGCTCGACGCGGTCGTCGAAGTGATGCTCGCTGTCGGATGA